A stretch of Triticum aestivum cultivar Chinese Spring chromosome 1D, IWGSC CS RefSeq v2.1, whole genome shotgun sequence DNA encodes these proteins:
- the LOC123179924 gene encoding subtilisin-chymotrypsin inhibitor-2B-like, with protein MMSSSDNVAAGQKTGWPEVVVLCAEEAKKIILADKPDADIMVLPVGTPMTKDFRPDRVLVFVDIVADTPSIG; from the coding sequence ATGATGAGCTCCTCCGACAACGTAGCCGCCGGCCAGAAGACGGGGTGGCCGGAAGTTGTTGTGTTGTGCGCTGAAGAAGCCAAGAAGATCATCTTGGCAGACAAGCCTGACGCCGACATCATGGTGCTCCCCGTCGGTACGCCGATGACCAAGGACTTCAGGCCCGACCGCGTCCTCGTCTTCGTCGACATCGTCGCTGACACCCCAAGCATCGGCTAG
- the LOC123179923 gene encoding subtilisin-chymotrypsin inhibitor CI-1B: MSSTEVASGECKKMSWPEVVGLTIKEAKEIILKDKPDADIIVVPVGSAVTEDFRPNRVRIFVGTVAETPHVR, translated from the coding sequence ATGAGCTCCACTGAGGTCGCCAGCGGTGAGTGCAAGAAGATGTCGTGGCCGGAGGTGGTCGGGCTGACCATCAAGGAGGCCAAGGAGATCATCCTCAAGGACAAGCCTGACGCAGACATCATCGTCGTGCCGGTTGGCTCAGCGGTGACTGAAGACTTCAGGCCGAACCGCGTCCGCATCTTCGTCGGCACTGTCGCCGAGACCCCCCACGTTCGCTAG